TATGTACATGTTGCACTTTATTGCTAGAAGACAGAAAGTGAGTTGCCGTTGTATTTTGTAGTACCTAGCGCATGTCCTGTCCATCTATTTGCCAATGTGTTGATGAGAGACTTGAGGTGGAACTCAGGATGGGGAGAATGCCTGGGTTTGGCTAATAGGGTGATCTGTGTACTTTCAGCATCCTTGCTGAACTACAGCTTCGAGAACCAAGCTTTCCCGATGTTCAGCATGGTGTACTCATCCATAAAGTCATCCTGGGCTCCCCTGCACACCGgtgagggagaggctgcagtgtgaTATGGGGATGGGTgaggtgtgcatgtgtccttgAACTAGGCTTTGtactccttcttttctctctgtccatTTTTCTCTGTAGGGCTGGTCTGCGGCCTGGTGATGTGATTTTGGCCATTGGGGGGCAGATGGTACACAATGCTGAAGATGTTTATGAAGCTGTTCGAACCCAATCCCAGCTGGCAGTGCAGATCCGGCGGGGACGAGAAACACTGACCTTATATGTGACCCCTGAGGTCACAGAATGAATAGATCACCAAGAGTATGAGGCTCCTGCTCTGatttcctccttgccttcctggCTGAGGCTCTGAGGGCGACGGGACAGAGGGTTACATGAACCAGTGGGGGCAGGTCCCTCGAACCACCAGCACTGATTCCAGGGCTCTAAAGAATCACAGAAAcactttttatataaaataaaattatacctaGCAACATATTATAGTCAAAAATGAGGTGGGAGGGCTGGATCTTTTCCCCCACCAAAAGGCTAGAGGTAAAGCTGTATCCCCCTAAGGTTAGGGGAGATACTGGAGCTGACCATCCTGACCTCCTATTAAAGAAAATGAGCTGCTGCCATCTTTTGTTGTGGGCAGTTAGTCAGGTGCTGCTCTTTGTGGTGTGGTGGGCTCTGCTCTGTTCTGCTCGGTGCTGGGCCTGGGAGAAAAGATTCCCATGCTTGGCTACAGGTACTGACAGCTGGCCTCTGAAGGAGGGTGAGAACTTCTGCTTGACAGTTCCACATCCATAGTACATGGTCTGATGAGTGCGGTTGCTGACATGGGCTTCTTGGTAAGCTCCTGAGGTAATGGCAGCCTCAGACCCCTGCCATTAGGGGCCAGTGGTGGTTTGCAGAGGGCGATGGCACTTAGATAATCTGGTTGCTGGTCTGGCCAGGGTAGCGTTCAAACCTCCTGTTGGCCTCTTCACTGAAGGCATCACCTGCAGAGTGGACAGGCAATTTGGGAGGCGCCCTGCACAGAGGGAGGAAGACAGACCCACTGTGGAGAAAGATGGGTACAAGTGGAGGGACTGAGAGCTCCAGAGGAGGGTGGGAAGATGCAGAAACAAGttacagaaaagagaatgaaCGTCTTTCCCTCCCATCCCCTAATCTTCCTGGGTTGCTCTTCCCATCAAATACCAATGTGGCAGTTGTGCACCCAGATTCGATGTCCATCATATTTGCAGTTACATTTCATTGCATTGTTAGTAAAGTCACTCTCTGCTACTTCAAAATTTGGGTTGATGACAACCTGTGAGTGAGAAAAAGGCCACTTAACCCAGCAACAATCCTCAAATTCAAAGGTGTCTTTAACGCTTCCCCTAGTCACCCATCTGGAAGCCCCAGACTCCAGGTACCTGGAGAATGTAGTTTCCTGGCTTCACGTCTGTGATATCAATCCACTGACAGTCAATGTCATGCCGGTAGAGATCCCAGCAACCCACAGTGATGCCTTGCTCTCCAAAGTTGGCACACTCATATCTCTTGGAGACATCTGGAGGGATTGGCATATGTCAGTGTAAGGAAAGGCTGTGTGATGGATACCATGTGGTCCACTTCAGGCCCCAACTCACCCTCCTGACACTCAGTGTCTTCGAGACAGAAACTAGCTTTGTGGCCCTCAGCTACCTTGGTGCCATTTGGGGTGAGGATATCATAGTGAGTGAAGATGTCCATGCTGTGGTAATGCCTGTGGGGAGAAGGGaacttctgtttccttctctgccCCCAGAAGGTTTGCCCCATCCCCGTGGCCTTGCCTTTCTACTTGACTCCCTACCCTCTCACCCATGGCACTCGTGCCACACCCAGGAGTGGCGCCCAGCCTTGGGCCTGAAGTCAGCTCGTCCCAGGTTGTGGATCTGGGAGGAGAATCGGAGTAGACGCCGGTGACCATAGGGCCAGTTGGCTGAGCGGGCTGAGCTGGCCAGGCAGTTCTCTTCCGCAGCACAGTACAACATATGCAGGGGCCGGTCTTCGATATAGGCGGTTTCCTGCACCAATGCTGAGTGCAGCAGCAGATCCGATGCAGCTGCACCGATAAAGGAAGAGGGTGTTAGAAGTCACTGCTGACTTCACAGAGAGGGGTGCTTCCATCCCTCCCTAGTGTGTGAGACTGTTTTTttggttgtggttttttttgggttttttttgtttttgtttttgttttttttgagaaagagtctcactctgtcgcccaggatggagtgcagtggcgtgatcttggctcactgcaacctctgccgcccgggttcaagtgattctcctgcctcagcctcccaagtagctgggattacaggcgcctgccaccgcacctggttaatttttgtagttttagtagagacagggtttcaccatgttggccaggctggtcttgaactcctgacctcgtgatccatctgccttggcttcctaaagtgctgggattacaggtgtgagccaccacgcctgcctggTGAAACTGGTTCTTTTATGGGGAACGAGTGCCCCTCCAGATTACAGCCCCCGTTCCCAGCAAAGGGGTGGCCCAGACCCTCCCTTCCCTGGCATGCATCACCCCCTCCTTCACTCACTCTCAGAACAGATGACTCCAGCAGTGAAGCGGGTCCCTGTCCTCTTGCAGGTAGTGTGGGTGCCATGATGGGCACACTGATCCAGGGACAGCTCAGTCCCCGTGCAGCGCACTCCACTCATCACCACCTCTGTTATATTCCCAGAGTCCCAGTACCAGGTCTCCTGGGGATATATGCAGATGTTTCTGTAAGGCCCAGGATCCAGCATCTTGGGCCAAGGGACTCATTCCTCAGCCCTCTGCCCAAAACACAGGCTTTGAGACAACAGCCTCGgctcccctctccttcccactcACCTGCAGGCCGTGGTTGGCGTAGCCCAGACCCAGTTGCCTACAGGCCACCATGGCCTCCAGGGTCCCCCAGTCATCCCCACAGATGAGGCCCCAGCGAAGGGGCCCAGGTCCCCCTATTTGCACCTCGACTCGCCCTTCATGTTGGCTGCGGCCCCCACTGAGTCGGATCTGTAGTGACACAGAATGGAAGCGCTGGAGGAAGCTTTGAGGTGAGGTAGTGGGAGTCTGTAACATAGATGTAGCTGAAGCATGACTCAGGCACATAATGGGCTAGCAAGTGATGGGTCAGGTGGGAGCTGCAGGATGGCAGGGGCCAGTCCACGGGCTGGGGGCCATTGGACTGTAGATTGGAGGCCATGCCTGGATAGGATGAAAGAGACCTCAACCAAGGTGGAGAGGATGACTGACCCTGGTCTCCGCCCCAGTGTAAGGTAGGTTGCACCGGACCCCGGCATCCTGGCTATGCGAACAGTCCTCAGCTGTGATGTTCTTGTGGGGGCACTTCCAGAGGGAGAGCTCCTGTCCAGAGCATCGAACTTCACTCAGGTGGATAGCACCCATGCCTAGGACCGGATGGCAAAGATCAGGAAGTTGTAACTAAGCATATACTGTCTGCCCAGGGGACACCTAACCTTCCGAAGGAATGTGCCCCCCCAGGAGCATgtacctccttccctctccctcccacctccatgCCGCCTCACCCTGCCCCATGCGAGCGCCACTCAGAGCTTCTCGAGCACTCCCGAAGCCCAGCTCCCGACACACCACG
This Theropithecus gelada isolate Dixy chromosome 13, Tgel_1.0, whole genome shotgun sequence DNA region includes the following protein-coding sequences:
- the LOXL3 gene encoding lysyl oxidase homolog 3 isoform X1, producing the protein MRPVSVWQWSPWGLLLCLLCSSCLGSPSPSTDPEKRAGSQGLRFRLAGFPRKPYEGRVEIQRAGEWGTICDDDFTLQAAHVLCRELGFTEATGWTHSAKYGPGTGRIWLDNLSCSGTEQSVTECASRGWGNSDCTHDEDAGVICKDQRLPGFSDSNVIEVEHHLQVEEVRIRPAVGWGRRPLPVTEGLVEVRLPDGWSQVCDKGWSAHNSHVVCGMLGFPSEKRVNAAFYRLLAQRQQHSFGLHGVACVGTEAHLSLCSLEFYRANDTARCPGGGPAVVSCVPGPLYAASSGQKKQQQSKPQGEARVRLKGGAHPGEGRVEVLKASTWGTVCDRKWDLHAASVVCRELGFGSAREALSGARMGQGMGAIHLSEVRCSGQELSLWKCPHKNITAEDCSHSQDAGVRCNLPYTGAETRIRLSGGRSQHEGRVEVQIGGPGPLRWGLICGDDWGTLEAMVACRQLGLGYANHGLQETWYWDSGNITEVVMSGVRCTGTELSLDQCAHHGTHTTCKRTGTRFTAGVICSETASDLLLHSALVQETAYIEDRPLHMLYCAAEENCLASSARSANWPYGHRRLLRFSSQIHNLGRADFRPKAGRHSWVWHECHGHYHSMDIFTHYDILTPNGTKVAEGHKASFCLEDTECQEDVSKRYECANFGEQGITVGCWDLYRHDIDCQWIDITDVKPGNYILQVVINPNFEVAESDFTNNAMKCNCKYDGHRIWVHNCHIGDAFSEEANRRFERYPGQTSNQII
- the LOXL3 gene encoding lysyl oxidase homolog 3 isoform X2; this translates as MRPVSVWQWSPWGLLLCLLCSSCLGSPSPSTDPEKRAGSQGLRFRLAGFPRKPYEGRVEIQRAGEWGTICDDDFTLQAAHVLCRELGFTEATGWTHSAKYGPGTGRIWLDNLSCSGTEQSVTECASRGWGNSDCTHDEDAGVICKDQRLPGFSDSNVIEARVRLKGGAHPGEGRVEVLKASTWGTVCDRKWDLHAASVVCRELGFGSAREALSGARMGQGMGAIHLSEVRCSGQELSLWKCPHKNITAEDCSHSQDAGVRCNLPYTGAETRIRLSGGRSQHEGRVEVQIGGPGPLRWGLICGDDWGTLEAMVACRQLGLGYANHGLQETWYWDSGNITEVVMSGVRCTGTELSLDQCAHHGTHTTCKRTGTRFTAGVICSETASDLLLHSALVQETAYIEDRPLHMLYCAAEENCLASSARSANWPYGHRRLLRFSSQIHNLGRADFRPKAGRHSWVWHECHGHYHSMDIFTHYDILTPNGTKVAEGHKASFCLEDTECQEDVSKRYECANFGEQGITVGCWDLYRHDIDCQWIDITDVKPGNYILQVVINPNFEVAESDFTNNAMKCNCKYDGHRIWVHNCHIGDAFSEEANRRFERYPGQTSNQII
- the LOXL3 gene encoding lysyl oxidase homolog 3 isoform X3 yields the protein MGQGMGAIHLSEVRCSGQELSLWKCPHKNITAEDCSHSQDAGVRCNLPYTGAETRIRLSGGRSQHEGRVEVQIGGPGPLRWGLICGDDWGTLEAMVACRQLGLGYANHGLQETWYWDSGNITEVVMSGVRCTGTELSLDQCAHHGTHTTCKRTGTRFTAGVICSETASDLLLHSALVQETAYIEDRPLHMLYCAAEENCLASSARSANWPYGHRRLLRFSSQIHNLGRADFRPKAGRHSWVWHECHGHYHSMDIFTHYDILTPNGTKVAEGHKASFCLEDTECQEDVSKRYECANFGEQGITVGCWDLYRHDIDCQWIDITDVKPGNYILQVVINPNFEVAESDFTNNAMKCNCKYDGHRIWVHNCHIGDAFSEEANRRFERYPGQTSNQII